In Oncorhynchus gorbuscha isolate QuinsamMale2020 ecotype Even-year linkage group LG08, OgorEven_v1.0, whole genome shotgun sequence, one genomic interval encodes:
- the LOC124041248 gene encoding collagen alpha-1(XVII) chain-like isoform X1, which yields MSTTISELMLGLCPLVFLAPVASLDPQEPLDPLDPLVLWRTYLLVSLLICSVQDQASAVVLRVLQAPPGLPGSSGSGSGSMSVNDLIVMLQRDDVRRYVMGPPGPPGPAGPLARGGSTANYDPQEVATYVFRIMNERGIGGGQPGPPGATGPPGLPGSFSGVSDISALLQNSQFRAMVGRSAGAPGPPGTPGIPGPPGTPGTPGGPSYRSSASGGLRIEDVQHYLQSSGYSGPPGPPGPPGPQGPPGNSHGVVSYGDSRNIGNYQRESIRTELQAYLSSDSIRHSFIGQPGPPGSQGPRGHKGDPGEPGGVQTNRQSYAQSDPRYSSDLERRQSDIGRLTEPLDYSNVALRVTDYIKNQGLLQDILSESHQRGGSWESQGLPGPPGPPGPPGYSRVIGAYGNVTADLMDFFRTHGTIVGPPGNTGPKGDRGYLGPKGDRGEMGHPGPPGLQGLHGQDGYRGEKGEKGAGEVRVGRRRRSIGV from the exons ATGTCAACGACTATCTCCGAA TTAATGCTAGGACTAtgtcctctggtcttcctggccCCCGTGGCCTCCCTGGACCCCCAGGAGCCCCTGGATCCTCTGGATCCTCTAGTTCTGTGGAGGACATATCTTCTCGTGTCATTGCTTATCTGCAGC GTTCAGGATCAGGCTTCGGCGGTGGTGCTCAGGGTCCTCCAGGCCCCCCCAGGACTTCCTGGGTCctctggctctggttctggctcAATGTCTGTCAACGACCTCATTGTTATGCTACAGA GGGATGATGTACGGCGATATGTAATGGGCCCACCCGGACCTCCAGGCCCAGCAGGACCATTAGCCAGAGGAGGAAGTACGGCAAACTACGACCCACAGGAAGTGGCTACCTACGTCTTCAGAATCATGAACG AACGTGGGATCGGTGGTGGGCAGCCTGGACCTCCGGGTGCAACCGGGCCTCCAGGGCTACCTGGCTCCTTCAGCGGTGTTAGTGACATCTCCGCACTCCTGCAAA ATTCACAATTCCGTGCGATGGTTGGGCGCTCTGCTGGAGCCCCTGGTCCTCCTGGTACTCCAGGTATCCCAGGACCCCCAGGCACCCCTGGTACCCCAGGAGGGCCATCTTACAGGAGCTCAGCCTCAGGGGGTTTAAGGATAGAGGATGTCCAGCATTACCTACAAA GTTCTGGGTACAGTGGTCCTCCAGGCCCACCTGGCCCCCCAGGACCTCAGGGGCCCCCAGGGAACTCTCACGGAGTAGTCTCCTATGGAGATAGTAGAAACATCGGAAACTACCAGCGAGAAAGCATCCGCACAGAACTCCAGGCGTACCTCAGCA GTGACAGTATACGGCACTCCTTCATTGGCCAACCAGGTCCTCCTGGGTCTCAGGGTCCCCGTGGTCACAAAGGAGACCCTGGAGAACCTGGTGGGGTTCAGACTAACCGTCAGAGTTATGCCCAGAGTGACCCACGTTACTCTTCTGACCTTGAGCGGCGCCAGAGTGACATTGGGAGATTGACAGAGCCACTAGACTACTCCAACGTTGCCTTGAGAGTGACAGACTACATCAAGA ACCAGGGCTTACTGCAGGACATCCTGTCTGAGAGTCACCAGCGAGGAGGCTCCTGGGAGTCCCAAGGCCTCCCAGGACCTCCTGGGCCTCCTGGACCTCCCGGGTATAGCCGTGTCATTGGAGCTTACGGCAACGTAACTGCTGACCTCATGGACTTCTTTAGAA CCCATGGCACCATTGTTGGCCCCCCAGGGAATACTGGTCCGAAAGGAGACAGGGGGTACCTCGGACCCAAAGGAGACAGAG GCGAGATGGGTCACCCAGGCCCTCCAGGACTGCAGGGGCTACATGGTCAGGATggatacagaggagagaagggagagaaag GTGCAGGTGAAGTTAGGGTTGGTCGTCGGCGTCGGAGCATCGGTGTTTAA
- the LOC124041248 gene encoding collagen alpha-1(XVII) chain-like isoform X2, producing the protein MVSQDCQVLQVSLVTQDTKDPKDKKEVKVTMELRGHKGSGAERGLEGPEGSQDPQGLERRGEKGSPGESGSLGPAGPVGPAGPKGSGGAPGTPGTPGQPGSQGFRGESGLPGPKGERGPAGFQGIKGDHGEKGPRGAAGDPGLSGLPGPAGEKGPKGSAGTPGIDGDKGQRGDHGPTGLPGIRGPSGPAGDSALPGTPGLQGPPGIPGNPGQPGAKGEAGEPGRIINAGGSSSVAIPGPPGSPGAPGQAGPPGLSGPIGPAGLPGQSGPKGERGLKGEMGIQGLQGEAGISVKTSETVSSSRAERQFSLPAQPGPPGPPGPPGAPGRAGDSRSGLPGPAGPPGEPGYGRPGPRGEKGESGSFVPNSGTFFSGPPGPPGPSGPKGSPGTPGPRGNQGDSGQPGLPGSPGRPGGGSERASAYGGTHGPPGPPGTPGIPGPEGRKGEPGIPGSPGLPGSARGTVAAGPGFPGPPGPPGPPGHPGIPGIASAPPDLRQYVNDYLRINARTMSSGLPGPRGLPGPPGAPGSSGSSSSVEDISSRVIAYLQRSGSGFGGGAQGPPGPPRTSWVLWLWFWLNVCQRPHCYATEG; encoded by the exons ATGGTTTCCCAGGACTGCCAG GTCCTCCAGGTGTCATTGGTCACCCAGGACACGAAGGACCCAAAGGACAAAAAGGAAGTCAAG gtgaCCATGGAGCTGAGGGGCCACAAGGGCTCAGGGGCCGAGAGGGGCCTGGAGGGCCCAGAGGGGAGCCAGGACCCTCAGGGtttggagagaaggggggagaaag GTTCTCCTGGTGAATCAGGATCTCTTGGTCCTGCTGGTCCAGTTGGCCCGGCTGGGCCCAAAG GCTCAGGGGGTGCTCCGGGTACTCCTGGTACGCCAG GCCAACCAGGATCTCAAGGCTTCCGTGGAGAATCAGGACTACCTGGTCCGAAGG GGGAGAGGGGTCCTGCTGGATTTCAGGGAATCAAAG GTGACCATGGTGAGAAAGGACCTCGTGGTGCCGCAG GTGACCCAGGACTATCAGGCTTGCCAGGACCAGCCGGAGAGAAAGGACCCAAAGGATCTGCAG GAACTCCTGGAATTGATGGTGACAAAGGCCAAAGAG GTGATCACGGTCCTACTGGGTTACCAGGGATCAGAGGTCCATCTGGGCCTGCAGGGGACTCAGCCCTACCAG GAACACCCGGGCTTCAAGGGCCACCAG GAATACCAGGGAACCCTGGACAACCAGGAGCCAAGG GTGAGGCAGGAGAACCAGGAAGAATCATCAATGCAG GGGGATCCAGTTCTGTGGCCATCCCCGGCCCCCCAGGAAGCCCCGGAGCACCCGGTCAAGCCGGACCCCCAGGGTTATCAG GCCCCATTGGCCCTGCTGGTCTTCCTGGCCAGTCTG GTCCTAAAGGTGAGAGAGGCCTGAAGGGTGAGATGGGTATTCAGGGACTCCAGGGAGAGGCAGGTATCTCAGTGAAAACCAGTGAAACCGTCAGCTCATCCAGAGCTGAGA GACAGTTCAGTCTTCCTGCACAACCAGGTCCCCCTGGTCCCCCTGGACCCCCTGGAGCCCCTGGACGTGCAGGTGACTCAAGATCAGGACTCCCAGGACCAGCTGGTCCCCCAGGAGAGCCAG GATATGGCAGACCTGGTcctagaggagagaaaggagagtcaGGAAGCTTTGTACCCAATTCAG GAACATTCTTCTCTGGACCCCCTGGACCTCCCGGGCCATCTGGGCCAAAAGGATCACCTG GTACACCAGGACCAAGAGGAAACCAAG GAGATTCAGGCCAGCCTGGTCTACCAGGGAGCCCAGGAAGACCAGGAGGAGGCTCTGAAAGAG CATCAGCATACGGTGGAACACATGGGCCACCTGGGCCCCCAGGGACTCCAGGGATTCCTGGACCAGAGGGACGGAAAG GCGAACCTGGAATTCCCGGTTCTCCTGGTCTTCCTGGCTCTGCAAGAG GCACTGTGGCGGCCGGCCCAGGGTTCCCAGGTCCTCCTGGTCCACCGGGTCCTCCCGGACACCCAGGCATTCCAGGCATAGCCTCTGCTCCTCCTGATCTGCGTCAGTATGTCAACGACTATCTCCGAA TTAATGCTAGGACTAtgtcctctggtcttcctggccCCCGTGGCCTCCCTGGACCCCCAGGAGCCCCTGGATCCTCTGGATCCTCTAGTTCTGTGGAGGACATATCTTCTCGTGTCATTGCTTATCTGCAGC GTTCAGGATCAGGCTTCGGCGGTGGTGCTCAGGGTCCTCCAGGCCCCCCCAGGACTTCCTGGGTCctctggctctggttctggctcAATGTCTGTCAACGACCTCATTGTTATGCTACAGA GGGATGA